ATCTCAAATACATTACACTACATGTCATGCAAAATGGAATCCGAGCCACTGACACCAATGAGCTGCTGCAACGAGACCTAAAAGCAATGGAGTAATGAAGCGTGGTCTGACACCATGCGGTTCATGAGCCTTACACTCCATGTGATCCAGCTGAAACGAAGTAAACTGGAACAAGAGGGAAGGAGGGTTGACTTTCTAGGAACGAGTGCAGCATGCTCACTTATCACATGATCCCTGGTTATCAATCAGAGATAGTTTTCCACCATTTCTAACAGTTCCAGATGTTGTGTATTCTTAACgcagttgaagaagaagaaagaagtagTAGAAAAGTCGAAACAGAGCTGAGGTATTATTATTCCATGAGGAGGATGAAgaagaaagcatctttttttggcAGTTTCAGATTTTAATGTGCTGCTTTGACCTTGCTATTGTAACTCATGTGGATTCTTGAAGCAAGCAATCGTGCTAAAGGAAGGATCTGGACGACAATCTTGGAGTGTGCACACATCTTTTAAACCACCTTCTGATCAAAATGCCAGTAATTTATGAGTTGCCTGCCACAGAACTAAGATGTGGAGGGTTTGACCTTTTGCCCATGTGTGTGTGAAGAGCATCAACAAAGGGAACTTGGAATTAGGCTTTCCAGCATTGAAGGCAAGAGGACGAAGTACACCCTCATCTGTTCACCACAATAGTTTTAGAAGAAAAGAATAGAATAGAAGATAAAAGAACAATTATTAAAGAAGCCGAagaaatgaaaaatactttaatatatgtttcctcttctatttatacaaattaggagaaagaattttcctcaacaaaataaaggattttcctcaacagaataaagagatttccttatatagttggaaaaatcttatattttaagATCGCTGCTATTGTTACGATTGCTGTTGCTATGAGAGCACAGGCGTtctcttcgttctccttaagtccaccgactGATGAGGAAAATGAGGATTGGCCATGGAACCTCTTAGAAATATAGCTGCAGCGGCGTTGGTGgttggccgaagacaagggcgaagctgCGCTTTTCTCAATGACGTTGgtcaacaattattgaagaagctttattgaagaagtgaagaaactttattgaataaATGAAAAATGCTTCGTACATTAATAtgttctcctatttatacaaattaggagaaatgATTTCTCTCAacaaatagaggattttcctcgacACAATAAAAATTTCCGGGAAAATCTTATCATCTATCAACTCTTGCGTCATATTGCATCTTCTACCCGATCACCGTTTGAAGGTGAGCGGATTAGCCACACTTGCAGTGGACTTCACGTTCTTGAGCTGCTTCCGTGGATGGCTTCTGCAGCTTGTATCTCCTCGTCTCGCCCAGGACTCGCGCGGTCCAGTTGGAGAAGAAGGCCTCGTCGTGTCCCAACTGCTGGTTCTTGAGGAAGGAGAAGCACGAGGTGGTGAGGCCGGGAGGGCATGGCTCGCCGTGGGGGTCGTTCCATGCGCCCTGGTGCCGCATTCCGGACCAGTCGGCCAACCAGCGGTACACGTACTGGCCAACTCCCGCGAGCTCCAGCCACCCCTTGGGGAAGAACTCCATCACGCTGCTGTTCTTGTCCATGAAGAACATGTTGGTCAGCTGGGCTCCGTGTGGCGTCGCCAGGATGTCTGTTCCGCTCATCAGCTTCACCTGGATCGATCAAGACAATGATAGGTGAAGCTGTTCTCTAGTTAACGCGATAACCGGAAGATGCGAGAGAACAGATGCCAACCTGATCGCAGAAGGTTAGATTGTTTGGGTTGGCAACCTTGAGCCTGCAACCTTCCACCTTCCTGCATTCCCTCCGAAAGATGTGGATCACGGCGTCGTCATCCTTGAACGACCTCGCACCCACCCTCAGCAGCAGCGTGAGCCTTATGGCCTTGAGATCATCTTCTTCCCTGGTGATGTTACAGTAAGCTCGAGCATTGCACCTCAGCAAGTCGTAGAGCTTCTCCTTCCTCTCCCTACCCATGGTTCCTTGGTTATGGCGGAACACCACCGCCTGCTCGAAGCAGCTCGGTCCCTCGTCGCTCTTGCGGAACTGCTCGATCTCCATGCTCGGACCGAAGGTGGCCTCCATCAAGGTCCGAATCCACGGGATCTTTAGGTTTCTTCTTATCTCCCCTTGCTGGTACAGCACCCACCTGGCCGGCATGACGCAGGCCTTCCTCTCGTGCCATGCTACGAAGGGCGCCAACGCTGATATCCCATGGAATATGTTATCGTAGCTGTAGTAGGTGTCCGACACGAAGGTCAGCCCTGAAAGCAGCTTGGCGTTCGGCGGAAGAGCTTCCGCTGGTGCCAAAGCATACGAATTCATGGTGCCGTTGGAAGCGCTACCACCACCCAAGCACAGCAGCTTGCCGTCCATCTCCTTCGATGGGAAGTAGAGGTATTCAGCCTCGCCTTTCTCCTTGGTGTCATTTACGGAGCTCATGAACCAAGTGTTGCCTACCATGGCGGTCTCGGCGAATCGAAGGTCCTTGAGGGGGAGGAACGTGACATTGCCCCGTGGCTCGTCTGTCGACCTCTGACTCAGCTCGAGCTCGCCGATTAGGTTATGAACATGGTGAGCCAGCAGTGGCCATGCGGAGTAGGAGGAGGGGAACGTGAAGGGAGCCGTCGATGTTCTGATCACAGTCTGGATCTGGAGAAGGGTGAGGAAGACGCAGAAGAGGGTGATGAGTAGGTTGATGTAGAATCTGTATGAGTGGTTACAGGAGCGAGGGAAGCTCCTTTGCTTGGAGAAAGATCTGCGGAGGACGTGATCATGAGATGAAGGAGAAGGCATCATGGACGAGCAGAGTTCTCCCCAAATACTAGAACGTACAGAATGGAGACCAAAGATGCAGATTTACCTCTCTCTATATATGGTGTGAGCAACGACGGATTCGGGGTTGACATCGCTCGTCTCTTTAAGATTCCGTCTTGGATTGTGTGGCCACTGCTGACTTGTAATTACTGCGAGGCCAAACGAAGCAAAGGCCACATTGAGATCCTTTGGAATCAAGCAGTCAACCAATGACTTGGAATCACGTCCAACTTCCACGAGCCCATCCCCATCCACGAGAGCTAACGGTGCAACATTAACCACATCTCCTCCAATGTGAGCCGCAATTTAAGTCAACCGGATCGGGGAATGGATTTTGACTTTTTCTAGAAAGGAGCACGACGATTCCTTGGAAAGGAAAAAGAGgcgaggagaaagaaagaagcacAATGAACTCACTCACTTGCGGAATGAGCAATGTTGATCCAATGCATTGGCCTTTGTATCCTTCAATATTAACTGGTATTGTGTAgatatatttgattaaaatatagagtaagatcaagaggGACAAACGCAAGATTTGAATTCATGACTTACTTTTGATTgagtcaaaagaaaagaaaaagattctgtatctcaatatacaagaaaaataatttaaaaaaggaaaaggacttaatatatttatatgcaatggtatctttttttttatatatgttgaattttctagagaaaaaaataaaattcaaacatAACCAACAGATAAGGAAAAATCTTGATGGAGTCTTCATCCTCAATTACCatccaaaataaaatttaatttttttgatattattgttattttgGATCAATCAAAATTCGACACACGATGTCGAATCATCCTAACAATAGAAGCATGGTTGGTTGGGAGCTGAATCCATGTTTATGAGGTGTTAGAGTTTGAATTAACTTAGTGACAATGTGGAGCACACCCCAttcctcttctatttatacagattaggagagaagattttcctcaacagaatagagatttcctcatataattaggaaaatcttatctgctatgaaTGAGCACCACAATTATTTTGCTTTTGGAGTTTGGAGAGATCCAAGATTAGTTGGGTTTTGTTATAATACAGATTCTAGAGAATCGTTGACTTGTACTTATATTTAACACAGATCCAAATGGGATTATAGATGTTTCAGAATGCAAATTAGATGTGTTGGCAAGCGTTATGGGATTCAAACAATCTTGATTGGTGGTTTGAATCTTGACACCTTCACTACAGGATTTCTCATATGTACAAGAAAGATAAAGGCTTTGGCTCTGAATAATTAAGAACACATGAGGCCAAGCACTGAAGAGAGGGAAGAACTAAGCAACCATAAGTAGTTGATGAACTACTACTTCTTGCTAGACTGTACATCAATTACCATGGAAGGAGATCAGGAAGACAAGGTGGTGTCCACTACTCGAGTGTTAGTGAGTTGTTGAGTGGTGTGGCAAAATTGCACTAGAGTTGTTGGTATGGATGAAATGTGTATTAGGTAAATATGCATGACATGACAGTGCACTTAAGCAAGTCCAAAGGAGCATCTGAGACTtatgattggaaatgatgtgCTGGCACTACTGTAGCAGCAGAAGAAAACCTTGTGACTGATTAAAAGCTTCTGCTAATGGCCTTAATGTTGGATACAGCCTTGCTTCCTTCATTTATGTCTTGCTTGTCATTATCCAAGCTATAATGCAGGGCATAAAATGCAGTAAGGGAGTTACCACACTGCACAGAAAGTTCATTTCTGTCCTGTTGCGTAGTATGGTAGCTCTATCATATTTCCATTCCAGGGGAAGAAATAGGACAGATACATCAACTCATCAGTTTTGGTTTCCTGGATTGATACTTTTTTTTCTGATGACACATATTCTGTATTTTGAGTTCATTTCTCAAGACTTTTTGTAGTCACCACTGATCCTCAAATGCATTTTTCTTCAAGTTATAAGATGAAAGGCATATACTGAGCTCCTCACAACTCTCAGCAACTTTTTTTCTTTGGATTCTTCTGACCTTCCTATCTTCCACCACAAATAATATGAAACCACTAGAAACTATTTCTTCCAAACAATTTGGCTTTTGGCACAAAAAAATTCACACCGATGGCAACCACAACACATCATCTTGGTCTATGGACAGGTCTCAGGATGAAATCCAAAGAAAGATCTTGTCACCAATACGATACCATGTGGGCTTTGGGTACAATGTACTCTAAACGCGTTCCATCGCTGAGGAGGTAgcagatgacgacgacgacgacggcgactCGGTTACCACCGCCTCCTTCTCCTTTGTTCCTTCCTTCATGGGTTCGGACTTCCCCCCTCCTTCTCCAAGAGCAAGGTCAAGGGGAGCTTCGACGGACGGGTAGACCCTCTTACTCGACCCCTCCACGGCCGTCCCATCCGCTCGCCGCCTCACCGAGAACGTCCGCAGCAGGAATCCCCACCGCCCGCTCCACCCCCGTCGATACCCCCTGCTCCCGCTTGCCACCCCGCGGACCCGTGGCTCCGCCACACTCGCCGCCCGCCGGAGCCCTGCTGCCGTGAAGATCTCCCTTCTTATGTCCTCCGGAAGCCGCAGCGTGTACCGGTCTACCTCCTCCCCCTCGTGCCCCGTGGAGTGCCACCTCCGGTACCCCACCGACGGCCGCCCCGCTTCCAGATCTCCTTCCTCCATCGCTCCGGACTCCTCCGCAGGCGTGGACTCGCAGGCGGCGGCGATGGAGTCGGCGGCCGCCGGCTCGGCGAGGTTGGCACGGCAAACAGGGCAGGTGACGTGGGTGTCGAGCCAGATATCGATGCAGTCGACGTGGAACACGTGAGAGCACCTGGGGAGCAACCGGAGGGTGTCTTCGTCGGCGAACTCGGAAAGGCACACAGCGCACTCCAGCGTATCGTTCCCTTTTTTGTGCTCCTTCGCCTCGGAATACGCCATGGTAGGGAACGAAGCGAGCACCTCCGGGTCGATTCCCCGCCGCACGGTGCGACGGGAGACCGCGCCGGACTCCACGACCCCGGAGGGTCGAGTCCCGCTGGAACTGCCGGAGCTGCACTGCCGCAGGTAGACGGAGAAGAATCCAAGGAAGAAGAAGCCACAGATGAAGGCGATGATGAGGGCGGCGATAGTGGGGTTGATCTTGACGTTGTAGCCGCTGTAGGGGCTGTCGCCGAAGGGCGTTTGAGAGGCCTGAGCGTCGACACAGCGGGGAGTGACGAGAACCAGAGTGAGCACTAAGAGCGGAAGCGACGCCGTCCCATGGGCGAGTGCTGGGGTCGGGCGGTGGTTTGCCGTCGCCATAGTTGGAATCAGGGAGGTGTTCGATCGGTGGCGCCGATGGGGAGCGGCAATAATTATAAGATGCCGGTTTGCCGTGGGCGTGAAGTTAGAGGGAGGGAAGTCAATGGTTGAACTTTGACTTTTAATGTAGATCGGCGAACGTATGCGCGCGGTCGTGATGAAAGCCCCACCTCTCACCGTGGACGCGAGTCAGCTATCAAACCAAGGCCCGAGTACAGGAAACACTTCCACCACCTTGCCTTCTATTTGGATTGCTTTGCTTGTTGCGGTGGGTTTTGCTGAACCCTGTTTGGACCGAGGTAACAGAGCGTTTTTGTCTTCGCATGCGGGGGCGGAGACGCAGAGGGAAGAGTCCTGTCGAGTGTGCCAACAAAACAGAGTATGTTTAACGCCACAGCGATCGAAAGATTTGACGGTGACTCGCAGACCGCGCCTTTGCCGCGCAACTCCAACCTTCGCATTGATCAAGTAGAAAAATACGAGCCCAAAAATAGAGTTCCTTGCGATATGTACTCTTTGACGAGCTTGACACACATTAAAGCATACGTTCCCCTTCCTTGTTGCtctttcgagagagagagagagagagagagagagggagagagagaggtttcATTTAATGCATAAGACAGAGGCTTATTTCCTTTATTGCTCTGTTTTAGCTTTCAGAAACTGCTGACATCCTCTGTAGTGTGTGAGAAGCCACAATGTTTTACTCTGTAATTGCAGACCACTTCTGTTGTCTTCCAGTATAATTAACATAGCCAAATTGGAAAAGAAGGAGCTTTGTCCTTTACCATGGGCGAGCACCAGTTTCCGAGAAAGATGTTGAAGGCCTGCACTTGCCTTAATAATGGCTGGAGCATCAAATGTCAGTGCTCAAGATTATGATGCAGTTGACACAGAGTAGTTCCCTGTTAATTTCTTCTGGATCAAAGAAGAGTGGCCACATTAATTTATGCTGCAAAATGTCTGCTCAAATCTGCAACGCAAAAGAGCAGAAATGCTCGATCTGACTTTGTGATTGAATACTGCTTTCTTGTCAGGCAAAAATTTCTAACTATATGTTGAGAGGATCATTATAAAACCAGTTTAGAGCTCATCCATGAAGGAGATTGTACACCTACTTGTTCTATACAAAACCAGTTTGGAATTTTCTACCTTTGTTGTCAGATTACAGACactaaataatgataataatgtgCACATGGTGGGACTGTGTAGATCAAGTCCCCATCGATTACATGCATCATGAGCCAGTGGAGCCATTTCTACTGTCAACTATGATAGATGTATCATTGTGAGAAGAAAGGCTAATAAGAGTTCAGAAACACATCTCCAACTTCCTTCCCTGTATACTTCTGCTGCTGCCTGGAACAAGAAATGGAGCTTAGCAGTCACCTGCCTTTCCTAAGAAGATAAGATATACTAAAACAATCTCGAGACACTCTGCAATTTATTGCTTCAAGGGAAAATTTCCTGCAAGAAAAGCCCAAAAAAAGCCACCTGTATCTATCCATCTCTCTATCATTCCACCAGCCTTGTTCCTTGCAAGACTCCAATGACCAATCCATACTCCTCTCCAGAAGTTTTTGGCGTCTTCATCCATCTCACCGTTGCCATCACGCTAAATCCCTTGAAAGTGGTGTAATGTGGCGAAGTCGGAGCATAGCCTGTTGGTGTCACCAAGCACGCAATGCATCATATGAACTGCTCTAGAACACCCATAAAAAGCATCAGCAAgagtctcctctctcctctcatcGAAGAGGTCCTCCTGTGTGCGGCTCATCCAACATGTCCATGATCAGATCATTGGCTTCCTTCTACCGTCGTAAGGTTTATCTCCTTGGTCAGCATGGACCTCGTTCTCACGGCATCATCGTGCGGCATACCCAAGGCCCGGCTACGCTGAATCGAGAGAGACGTAATCATTGCACAAAGATGTATGTACACAGTGAATCGAGCACTGACGCTGATGTCAGACAACCATCTTCGCACAGGCCTCCACCTCGATCGCCCCTCTCGACTTGGTATCTATCATCATCTCCTCTTTACATGCCCACCATGATGCAAAAACCCTCCATGGACTTTAAGCCTCTTTCAACCATTGCAATGTCGCAGGGCAAGATGGGTTCTCGGGTCTATGCTAACTCTGATACTGCCATTCTGGGAAAAGAAATGGAGGACCTTATTGAGAATAGAAGGTACAGGAATCCTATCTCTGATCGCATTCGGAACAATCGTCAGGCCGTGAAACGTGGTCTTAACCTATTTCATTTTATTAGGTGAGGTGGAGATGGTCACAGACGCAGTGGAAGAAGTGTTCGAGGTGGTGGAGAAGGTGGCAACTGTTGTGGAGAAGGTCTCATCGGAGGTGGCAGAGAGGCTTCCTGAGGAGGGGAAGCTAAAAGATGCAGTGTTATCAGTCGAGCATGTATCGCGAGAAGCTGCAGAAGATGCTCACCTTGCAAAGGACATCATTCATAAGGTGACTTCGCCCACACACCAATTACTTTCTCCTCCTTTTACTGAATCAGAAAAGACATGGAAGAAGATGAAGTTGACATGCATGTTGAGCCGCCTCCTTCCTAGTCACTTCATGAGATCTATCTGTTTAGGTTTGCTATGTCCATTTATGCTTGCTTCACGCACAAGTACAAGCAATTGGACTAAGCAGTTGAGGAGTGTGACCTTTTCCTTTCTGCCATTTAAATGCTCTAAAGGCAATCTCCAGTTTGAC
The window above is part of the Musa acuminata AAA Group cultivar baxijiao chromosome BXJ1-1, Cavendish_Baxijiao_AAA, whole genome shotgun sequence genome. Proteins encoded here:
- the LOC135680617 gene encoding uncharacterized protein LOC135680617 — protein: MSMIRSLASFYRRKVYLLGQHGPRSHGIIVRHTQGPATLNRERRNHCTKMYVHSESSTDADVRQPSSHRPPPRSPLSTWARWVLGSMLTLILPFWEKKWRTLLRIEGEVEMVTDAVEEVFEVVEKVATVVEKVSSEVAERLPEEGKLKDAVLSVEHVSREAAEDAHLAKDIIHKLDEVKQEVELLLESVVDAGKKVDGKK
- the LOC135680613 gene encoding uncharacterized protein LOC135680613; translation: MMPSPSSHDHVLRRSFSKQRSFPRSCNHSYRFYINLLITLFCVFLTLLQIQTVIRTSTAPFTFPSSYSAWPLLAHHVHNLIGELELSQRSTDEPRGNVTFLPLKDLRFAETAMVGNTWFMSSVNDTKEKGEAEYLYFPSKEMDGKLLCLGGGSASNGTMNSYALAPAEALPPNAKLLSGLTFVSDTYYSYDNIFHGISALAPFVAWHERKACVMPARWVLYQQGEIRRNLKIPWIRTLMEATFGPSMEIEQFRKSDEGPSCFEQAVVFRHNQGTMGRERKEKLYDLLRCNARAYCNITREEDDLKAIRLTLLLRVGARSFKDDDAVIHIFRRECRKVEGCRLKVANPNNLTFCDQVKLMSGTDILATPHGAQLTNMFFMDKNSSVMEFFPKGWLELAGVGQYVYRWLADWSGMRHQGAWNDPHGEPCPPGLTTSCFSFLKNQQLGHDEAFFSNWTARVLGETRRYKLQKPSTEAAQEREVHCKCG
- the LOC135679171 gene encoding E3 ubiquitin-protein ligase ATL31-like, with amino-acid sequence MATANHRPTPALAHGTASLPLLVLTLVLVTPRCVDAQASQTPFGDSPYSGYNVKINPTIAALIIAFICGFFFLGFFSVYLRQCSSGSSSGTRPSGVVESGAVSRRTVRRGIDPEVLASFPTMAYSEAKEHKKGNDTLECAVCLSEFADEDTLRLLPRCSHVFHVDCIDIWLDTHVTCPVCRANLAEPAAADSIAAACESTPAEESGAMEEGDLEAGRPSVGYRRWHSTGHEGEEVDRYTLRLPEDIRREIFTAAGLRRAASVAEPRVRGVASGSRGYRRGWSGRWGFLLRTFSVRRRADGTAVEGSSKRVYPSVEAPLDLALGEGGGKSEPMKEGTKEKEAVVTESPSSSSSSATSSAMERV